From the genome of Syngnathoides biaculeatus isolate LvHL_M chromosome 15, ASM1980259v1, whole genome shotgun sequence:
GCGTTTAATAACCTCCCCGCTCGGGATGTAAAACAATTAATGCAGTTAGCGCCTCGACGTGCGACTCGGGCGGTGAGTTTTACTGACTGGAGCTACGTCttgtttaaatctttttttttttttttttttttttagctcggcGGCTAACTAGCTCGGCTATGGTGAGCTAACAACCGAGCTAGCAGGCTGGCGACGGACTTGTAAACAGACGTTCTCTGCGTCCCGGTGGTCCCTCGCCTCCCTGCTAAGTTCGACGGGAGTCGTGGGTCGGTAGGGACACGGGGAAAgcttttttgggttttgtttttttttcccgggcgGGGGGTGGACCGAGAGAGAATCGCCAGGAGGGGGATGCTTTGCGGGGCTTTCGAGGCCCGACGGGAGTTGAAGATTACCGAGTGAAACAAGGGAGAAATGGCGTCCGCGGACGTGGACAGCAGTCAAAGCGACTTTCTGCAAGAAACGCAGGTAAACTCCCCCCCGAAATGCGGTCACCCTCGTTTGTTCCCCGCTCTCGAGTCGTGTTTGACGAGCGTGGAAGTTCACACGTTTAGAGATTTTGGTGGCAtttggggggtggtggtggggaaggGTGGAGGAGGGTGAACCGCCGTAGTACACTTCCTGTGTTTCCCCCCACTCATCGACAGCGGCCACCCACTTTTTACCCCGCTAAAACCCGCCCATAGTGGGTAGGACGCTGAGAGGCAGGTCGCTCCGTGCGAGGACGGTCGCTCGGTGCTCCCGGGCGGCCGGAGGAAGGATCGCGGCGGCGCGACGTCGCGCGGCTTCGGCGTCCATAATCAAAAACAGTCGCGTTCATTTCTCGCCCATCCCCCACTCGCCTGCCTGCTCGCCTCCATTATGCGAGCTAGCCGCGCTTTGTCAAGCGGTtttacctgtaaaaaaaaaaaaaataataataataataacagcaacacttttggtgtcatatttttaccagtgtgtgaCATCTTGAGCCTTTAATTGTCTTTATAGCAGCATGTTGGGCTAGTGGTTGACACACTTTCCTTGCGGTTCTAGGTTCGAACCGCTGCTggctggctagctagctagccaccATTACACGAGCTTTTCTTTTCGAGACCATATTTCTGTCTCAAAACACActtttaatatactgtaaattgaCTTGACTCACTTCTAAAGTTATTTTGACTCTTGATGAAACAATGTCGGTATAGTGGACTAGTGGTGTATCACtgctgcttcacagttggggtTCGGTGTTCGAATCTTTTGCCCGCCAGCTGACAGCATGCTATGTTGCAACCCTTTTTTTTAAGGCCCCGAAACCTACTTtaagtgtaatttttcaaaCTTAATGTGTGACCTTTTTAATTTGGACTATTTTGATATGTGGTCATAGCAGTACAGAGCGCTAGCGGTTAGTACATCTGCttcgcatttgttttttttttcccgggcgGGGGGTGGACCGAGAGAGAATCGCCAGGAGGGGGATGCTTTGCGGGGCTTTCGAGGCCCGACGGGAGTTGAAGATTACCGAGTGAAACAAGGGAGAAATGGCGTCCGCGGACGTGGACAGCAGTCAAAGCGACTTTCTGCAAGAAACGCAGGTAAACTCCCCCCCGAAATGCGGTCACCCTCGTTTGTTCCCCGCTCTCGAGTCGTGTTTGACGAGCGTGGAAGTTCACACGTTTAGAGATTTTGGTGGCAtttggggggtggtggtggggaaggGTGGAGGAGGGTGAACCGCCGTAGTACACTTCCTGTGTTTCCCCCCACTCATCGACAGCGGCCACCCACTTTTTACCCCGCTAAAACCCGCCCATAGTGGGTAGGACGCTGAGAGGCAGGTCGCTCCGTGCGAGGACGGTCGCTCGGTGCTCCCGGGCGGCCGGAGGAAGGATCGCGGCGGCGCGACGTCGCGCGGCTTCGGCGTCCATAATCAAAAACAGTCGCGTTCATTTCTCGCCCATCCCCCACTCGCCTGCCTGCTCGCCTCCATTATGCGAGCTAGCCGCGCTTTGTCAAGCGGTtttacctgtaaaaaaaaaacaataataataataataacagcaacacttttggtgtcatatttttaccagtgtgtgaCATCTTGAGCCTTTAATTGTCTTTATAGCAGCATGTTGGGCTAGTGGTTGACACACTTTCCTTGCGGTTCTAGGTTCGAACCGCTGCTggctggctagctagctagccaccATTACACGAGCTTTTCTTTTCGAGACCATATTTCTGTCTCAAAACACActtttaatatactgtaaattgaCTTGACTCACTTCTAAAGTTATTTTGACTCTTGATGAAACAATGTCGGTATAGTGGACTAGTGGTGTATCACtgctgcttcacagttggggtTCGGTGTTCGAATCTTTTGCCCGCCAGCTGACAGCATGCTATGTTGCAACCCTTTTTTTTAAGGCCCCGAAACCTACTTtaagtgtaatttttcaaaCTTAATGTGTGACCTTTTTAATTTGGACTATTTTGATATGTGGTCATAGCAGTACAGAGCGCTAGCGGTTAGTACATCTGCTTCGcatttgttcgttttttttttttttttttttttttcccccttgatgGAAACCACTGTTAAGGCAGCTGTACTTTTCTGAGCAATTTTAGTGTAATTTTACACCCATATGGTGttactttgacatttttaataggCCATAATGGCAGCACAGGCATCCAGCGGTTAGCACATGTGCCTCGCAGTTGTAAAGTTTTAGGTTCAAATCTCTCCTTGGCTACTTTTACGGCAGTTTGTGTGTGAGCTCTCGGCGCTCCAGTTAACATTTTGCCTTTAAAACTTAATTTTACCTTAACATCTGTGCCACAGTTCTGTGGTTGGGGGTTTGAATTGAATCTCTGCTCGTCACTGTCATGTGgtttttgtgaacattttttttgcctcatcaacctacttccatttttttttttttgggtcgtgTGACATCATTCTACTCGCATGTGATGTTATTTTGATCCTAGATTGGCCACCTTGGTTTGCAGCATGGCAAAGTAGTGGTGAGCACagggggtcgggaaccttttcaacTGACAGaaccataaatgccaaatattttaaaatgttacttcaAAAGAGCCGTAAGATATTATAAAAACTAAATTCAAGTGTTTTTGCGCGTTTATGTAAGACCAagacttttagagtacaatatgtctcagaattattttaaataacattgtgacaaaagtacttcttaaaattaatgcgacttctggtgcttcatATGTCGGTAATCGTGAACataacggacctttccgacggcgaccttaagctccgccccttttAGCCATTtccccacaagctttcaaaatggcgattgaacataacatgtttgaagtcgattctctatcgcgtattccagataatattgcggtatgttttctGGCAAAAGCATCAGACTCGTCCAAGGGAGTTCTAGAGAGAGGTCTCaagtatttcacgcaaggatatgcacatggaattaagattttggacggggctggacacaatgtcagagttacggcaAAGTGACGGtgtttgatgcaaaaaaaagtttgacgcctcacaaacttcatattgaaatccaacaggagaaaatagtggaatcatactgcgcatgtaaagcagggtgagtactatttacttggaaagatcacgagtaataccATTGTCGTCTTCTACAAGTGcttttaaacaatggtgattaactcagtcagtgcCGTAGTCACCAGAAGAAAAAGTTTGGCTTGGCTcggaatcgaacccagtgctctgtcttaaaagtctgatgttaTACAAatagccttaatccatcgtagacactttgtcaactgtttcaggctttggaaaatgaatcaaccgggccccttgcaaccgagcaggatatcgttcatcagaattgcacgttcctcaAGATGATCTGAGCACCATTTCCtttgtaacatgaacttttccaagcgcacgctactgacaagcagcattgcttgtggaacAGTACAAtacaagacaatgcggctatctgattggctattattgtacaagtgatcgacaggtcggaaaggtccactaGTTGCTCCAACCGATCGGCGTTCGACCCTTTTACACCTGCGCTTCGACTACCACGCAATATGTCGTTATGACTTTGCGAGCCATAGATTCCCCACCCATGGACTACACACTCCTCAGGTTTGAGGTGCAAATGTTTGGTTTCTTCTCTGTGCGCATTCTTAGCACAAAATTCTACTTTTTGGTATGTCTTTATTGACGTATTATAGTTTCACCCTTTCTCACTGTGAGCCAGTGATTGGTTTAaaggtttgaatcttggcttaCGGCATTCGTATGTTCTCAGCGGGCCTCCCTGTGTGGGGCTTCGGGTTCGTCCCGTATTCCAAGAACACGGACGTTGGGTTGGTTGAAGATCGATGTGATATCGTTTTTGCGAACGGTCGtgttaatgtgccctgcgaacgACTGGCGTCCAGTCTTGGGTTTACCCCGCTCGACGTCCAGAGTTGGTCGAGATGGCCTCTAGCGCTCCTGCCACCctaaaagaagacaaaatggaaaaatagatgATGGACAGGCCATAATTCATCAATCTCGTCTGATTTAAATTGAGATGATATCCCTACCTCTTGCTAATCTGACGTCGTCCTCCGTAGACGACAGACATGTCTGCCATTCAGCTGTCGGGATCAGACCGCTGGGAGGTGTTGACGCCCGTCTCGGCCACCAAGGACGACCTCAACGGCGGCATCGTCACGTCCAACGGGCAGTACGTGCTTCCCCTCAGCAGTCTCCCCAACCAACCCATCTACGTCACGGCGCCCGGGGGCGAGGCGGCGGCCAATGGCGTATCGGGCATTCAGTATCAGGTAAGATGAGGTTGTGTCGCTGCAAATAATTTGATTACGATCAAAGTTCCTCCCGTTTCCGTCCGTTCTTTGCCGCTGGCCATCGCAACGCTACTCCTCCGTTTGAGTCCGCTGATTCCAAAATGACCCCCCAGGTCATCCCTCAGATCCAAAACACGGACGGAACGCTGACGAGCTTCCAGACGCAAGGCATGGACGACGGCACGGGGCAGATCCAGCTCCTCCAAGACGGCAGCCAAGGCGGCATCGGAATCAGCTGCGCGACGGCGGCCACCACGGACCTCTTGACGCAGGCGGGGCAAGCGCAGTCCATTCAGGGCCTCCCGCTGGCCGGGGGCTCGGCGTACCCCGTGGGGTTGCCCGGCAACATCACCTTCGTGCCCATCAACAGCGTGGACCTGGAGTCGCTGGGCCTGACGGCGGCACAGACGTTACCCATCGCCACGGGCGTGACGCCGGAGGGTCAGCTGATCATGAGCAACCAGACCCTGGAGAGCGCCGGGCAGGACGGCAAGCTGACGGTGGGGGGCGACGGCAACCAGGAGCTCTACGTGCCCACCTCCGAGGCCCCCTCGCAGCTCCCCGCCACCATCGACGGGACGGGCGTGCTGACCCAGGCCACGGCCGTGTCGGCCGGCGTGGCGgacccctcctcctcttcggaGAACTTTAATTCCCACCTGCAGCAGATCCAGGTCAGCCTGCACTCGAACTACGGGTGCCCCGATTCCGTGATGATATTGATTATCTTTGATGATCATTTTTTGGCTTTGCAAAATAATGTGCCCAAAATGTCCTTTGTGAAACTATTCTAGATGGTCTTTGAGACGGTTGAATTTCCCGTTATTATTTGGAAGTAAATGATCTTTGCACTTATCGGGTTCCTCGTTTTCCCAATTtcaatatgggggggggggctgagcaGCAGTAGCAACGCCCCACCTTCAACCAATGTGGCGCGAATATGCATATATGCAATATGTGTATaaatcagtggttttcaaactttaatGGGCCCGCCCCCTTTTTTTGGAGATTAACTTTTTCTGCACTCCCCCCACCTCTTGGGGGAGGTTACCGCTAAAAATTGGAAACAAGGGGCTGAAAAATTgttgtgtggggtgggggtggggggggtatggGAGGAGAGACAGTCCGCACACCCCGCCCGCCTTGACAAACCCCTGGTATAATTCATTGCGAAGGACAATTTAGCAAGATTGTTGGGCCTCGAGGGGGATGACCAatagccccccgcccccacttcACCATTTCATGCACCTCAGTTACATTAATTCATcaattagcgttaaactctctgcgtaccgtctttctttgtaactatctcgtgtttcaacgtgggaaCCTGCAGCGTATGAATGTaccaaaatggtatttcctttccaaaatgTACCGggcgaggcttgtaaccagcgGGAATGACGGTACATATTGTTGTGAAGCACACGTGTATACTTAAAATCTTCGAGCTCAATCTAAACCCCCAATGATCATTTCATACGGGGCTCCAAATTCCCACCCTTCCTGAACTCAGCATAACTTCCGTTTTCCGCCGTAGGTGTCGTCCTCCAGCGCCGCCACCCTCTCGCAGCCCATCCTGCAGCTGTCGGGCGACGGTCAAGCTCAGGTGGCGGCGGGCCAGGACCTGAacgcagcggcggcggcggccagtCAGACCCTTCAGAGCGTCCAGCTGGTCAATCCGGGGACTTTCCTCATCCAGGCCCAGACGGTCAGCCCCACCGGGCAGATCCAGTGGCAGACGTTCCAGGTGGGGATGCGTGACGGGGACGTGACCAGAAAGTTCTTCTCAGAACAGGATATTGAAGTGTGTGTCCCGTGGTTTTTAGGTTCAGGGTGTCCAGTCGCTTCAGGGGCTCCAACTGCCTCAGGGGCAGGGCCAGCAGCTGACTTTGGCCCCGGTGCAGACCCTCCCCCAGGTCAGCCTGCCCAACCTCCAAACTGTGACCGTGAACTCGTTGACCCAAAGCGGGGTTCAGTTCACGCAGCAGAGCGACGACACCGGCAGCCCGGCCGGTACGACGCGCCGACGACGTCCTTTGTGCGCATTTGCAAATATCGATTCAAAATGTTTCTCGCTTCTTCCTAAGCGTGCGACCTCGTCTGTCCTGACAGGCATCCACATCAAG
Proteins encoded in this window:
- the LOC133513136 gene encoding transcription factor Sp3-like isoform X1, with translation MASADVDSSQSDFLQETQTTDMSAIQLSGSDRWEVLTPVSATKDDLNGGIVTSNGQYVLPLSSLPNQPIYVTAPGGEAAANGVSGIQYQVIPQIQNTDGTLTSFQTQGMDDGTGQIQLLQDGSQGGIGISCATAATTDLLTQAGQAQSIQGLPLAGGSAYPVGLPGNITFVPINSVDLESLGLTAAQTLPIATGVTPEGQLIMSNQTLESAGQDGKLTVGGDGNQELYVPTSEAPSQLPATIDGTGVLTQATAVSAGVADPSSSSENFNSHLQQIQVSSSSAATLSQPILQLSGDGQAQVAAGQDLNAAAAAASQTLQSVQLVNPGTFLIQAQTVSPTGQIQWQTFQVQGVQSLQGLQLPQGQGQQLTLAPVQTLPQVSLPNLQTVTVNSLTQSGVQFTQQSDDTGSPAGIHIKEEPESEEWQLANDSTLNPSDLNNLRVQMAAADDDVDGASGEGKRLRRVACTCPNCKESGGRGSGLGKKKLHICHIVGCGKVYGKTSHLRAHLRWHSGERPFVCNWMYCGKRFTRSDELQRHRRTHTGEKKFVCGECSKRFMRSDHLAKHIKTHQNKKGGAPAASSSPLPADTVITADGTTLILQSAAAHNLVANQEIPLQLVTVAPGEAVE
- the LOC133513136 gene encoding transcription factor Sp3-like isoform X2; translation: MASADVDSSQSDFLQETQTTDMSAIQLSGSDRWEVLTPVSATKDDLNGGIVTSNGQYVLPLSSLPNQPIYVTAPGGEAAANGVSGIQYQIQNTDGTLTSFQTQGMDDGTGQIQLLQDGSQGGIGISCATAATTDLLTQAGQAQSIQGLPLAGGSAYPVGLPGNITFVPINSVDLESLGLTAAQTLPIATGVTPEGQLIMSNQTLESAGQDGKLTVGGDGNQELYVPTSEAPSQLPATIDGTGVLTQATAVSAGVADPSSSSENFNSHLQQIQVSSSSAATLSQPILQLSGDGQAQVAAGQDLNAAAAAASQTLQSVQLVNPGTFLIQAQTVSPTGQIQWQTFQVQGVQSLQGLQLPQGQGQQLTLAPVQTLPQVSLPNLQTVTVNSLTQSGVQFTQQSDDTGSPAGIHIKEEPESEEWQLANDSTLNPSDLNNLRVQMAAADDDVDGASGEGKRLRRVACTCPNCKESGGRGSGLGKKKLHICHIVGCGKVYGKTSHLRAHLRWHSGERPFVCNWMYCGKRFTRSDELQRHRRTHTGEKKFVCGECSKRFMRSDHLAKHIKTHQNKKGGAPAASSSPLPADTVITADGTTLILQSAAAHNLVANQEIPLQLVTVAPGEAVE